CCAACGATGGCGTCCCTCGTCTCCACGAGCAGGTGATTGGCTTTCGACGCCTCGGCTCTCCGCTTCTCGAGGTCGGGTATGTAGACGGTGTGCCCTTCGTAACCCATGATGCCTCTGAAGCGCAGCCCCGGGAGTGTGGAAAGTGCACGCGCCAGTCTCACAGAGTCATCGAGCGAGCGCGTGCCCGAACGGGTCATGCCCACATCCACCTCAATGATGGTGTTCAAAGTGGTCTTGCACGCGGAGGCGGCGTCGGAAAGATCCTGAGCGTTCTGCATGTTGTCTACCGCCACGATGATGTCTGTGTGCCTCGTAAGGCCCATCAGCCGCAGGATCTTGGATTCCCCGATTATCTGGTTTGCGATGAGGATGTCCCTTATGCCCGCCTTGGCCATGACCTCGGCCTCGCTGAGTTTGGCGCAGGTGATCCCGTGCGCACCTGCGGCAATCTGCTTGTGCGCTATGATAGGGGTCTTATGGGTTTTGGCGTGCGGCCTCAGGTTCGCGGTAACCCCCTCGAAGAACCTAGCCATGCGCTCTATGTTCGCTTCGAATTTGTCCAAGTCGATCAAGAGTGCAGGGGTCTCGATCTCGTCGATTGGAGCCCCCACCCGGGTGGTATTAAAGGCCATGCATCTCACGCTCCGATCTCCCGATCTGGCATATTGCCGATAACGGTTTGTAGAACTCTGCGAGAATGCACCAAGAGTGCCACTTGAGACTAATGCAGGCGCGCACGTACCGGGTATTCTATGTGTCAGCAGAAAGTCTTTCTTGTGTGTTTCTCTACATCTCTCTTAGGCAAACCCGCGAAGTTCGCTCCGACTCGCCGCCGACAGACGAATAGGTGAACCGGTTTCCCCAGCACAGACGCGATCTCATCGCACGCGCCCATGCCAGGAGGTGGTTCACCTGTGAACGCCACAGTGCGTCAAGCGGGCAAACGCGGTGACCGACTGAGTGACCACACTTTCGCTCTGCCCCGTTCTTGGACACATCATCGATATACAGAACGCGGCGCGCGGTAAGTCGGGAGGGTGGCTCAGTCGTCGGCGTCGCTCCCCTCCTGCGCCATCTTCCATGCCTCATAGCCTCCTGAGATGTGGCGGACGTTCTCGAATCCGCGCTGCGTCAAGATGCGTGAAGCGATGTAGGAGCGATAACCTGCCGCGCAGTACGCAATGATGTCTTTGAAAGGATTCAGTTCTTCCAGGTGGTCGCGGAGCTGGTCCACCGGCGTCAGTGTGGCGCCTTCGATGACCCCGGCCTCGGCCTCACGCTGGGTGCGAACGTCCAGGAGCTGCACATCCCCCTCCCGGAGCGCCTTCGCGGCCTCCTGCGGGGAGATGGCCTCGACTTCACCCCGGAGGATATTAGCGGCAGTGAACCCCGCGATGTTCACTGGGTCTTTGGCAGACGAATACGGCGGCGCATACGAAAGGTCCAGGTCTTCTAGGTCGAATACAGTCATCCGCGCCCACATGGCTGTGGAAAGCACATCGATTCTCTTGTCGACTCCCCCTTGCCCGGTCACCTCGGCC
This DNA window, taken from Bacillota bacterium, encodes the following:
- a CDS encoding DSD1 family PLP-dependent enzyme, giving the protein MAFNTTRVGAPIDEIETPALLIDLDKFEANIERMARFFEGVTANLRPHAKTHKTPIIAHKQIAAGAHGITCAKLSEAEVMAKAGIRDILIANQIIGESKILRLMGLTRHTDIIVAVDNMQNAQDLSDAASACKTTLNTIIEVDVGMTRSGTRSLDDSVRLARALSTLPGLRFRGIMGYEGHTVYIPDLEKRRAEASKANHLLVETRDAIVGSGMPVEIVSAGGTGTYDIAGTCPGITEIQAGSYIMMDTKYQAVEGLRFEQALTLLATVISRPTKDRAVLDVGLKGITKEFGMPTIKEITGAEISHLSEEHAKVDLNNPSRDLKAGDKVELIPSHCCTTINLHDTYYGIRNGAVETVWDIAARGGFV